One genomic window of Motacilla alba alba isolate MOTALB_02 chromosome 3, Motacilla_alba_V1.0_pri, whole genome shotgun sequence includes the following:
- the FAM161A gene encoding protein FAM161A isoform X2, with product MEDAHRAARLAASCLRTPLDPRTRAPAALYERGPPPAAAQDGFDLDSNTDREQASPPKRDCDKWIDFSKMYSSNQEYYLKLEELKNAHMETMAKLESMYQNKLYLKGVQDSDKRNDTSPKCCRPTWDKSSYQPLNLHKSFSDSDLSDPLGSSVSDASDEELAFEENSSGAGSSSFAKQQIEKMWDGFCLEDYVSRAKHSLPSSPACRKAHKKEKVWSPRVTVPKPFQMTIREAQKKEQNVKSKSRIELENHLLKKQLEEEAECQKKFRANPVPATVFLPLYRDIVQRNEERRRSVRERSKLKLLATQKPFKFIERERQRREARKMQFKDLSPPEIKTKVFRAKPVPKCVYSPDFHDKVKEEELCREIRIKMRAEELLRNSSVPNSRLALKETSKKKKHKSTEAKQMEHKLKIKPSVPDFELLHEKFQKRLLRQKKVKPLTVCEPFDLCTSYIPSRKDKILKDMQEDEEKLKETRWPFASPRRKPQMGQSGAKPHLLGEGKSKPPKTTESTRRRLQALSRNSLEEKRRLEEQQKRNRKKQKQRTKKFQKIVMARAEANDPHQSLAQMSKPRLKTFRNNEKQRRQEYLQELQEMEERVKQMPFLFERVTQKNARIAAEKYYSNRLRALGICPEFVSKKGGATKPLQLSTAGDFTSIAGRARITKVKVKKMEFLEEAAGDSPQSEQSWEEEEEEEKGKGVKTSTPEEQCSDLEDGDEARASPGVLEPGSSQHSDQGEEEEEAKADLSLGHSQEEEEEEEAQTGPSLDHSQEEEEEEEEAKAGPSLDHSQEEEEEEEAKAGPSLDRSQEEEEEEEAKAGPSLDRSQEEEEEEDESRPRSDGSHEEEAQSDPEAEGAFQYEDEEYESDDSEEKPSDEEGH from the exons ATGGAGGACGCGCACCGGGCCGCCCGCCTGGCCGCCTCCTGCCTCCGCACGCCGCTCGACCCGCGCACCCGGGCTCCCGCCGCGCTCTACGAGCGGGGaccgccgcccgccgccgcgcaG GATGGCTTTGACTTGGACTCAAATACCGACAGAGAGCAGGCCTCCCCTCCAAAGAGAGACTGTGACAAGTGGATAGACTTTTCCAAAATGTACAGTTCAAATCAAGAGTATTACTTGAagctggaagagctgaagaACGCCCACATGGAGACCATGGCAAAACTGGAAAGTATGTATCAGAACAAGCTGTATTTAAAAGGAGTACAAGACTCGGATAAGAGAAATGACACCTCTCCAAAGTGCTGTAG GCCAACTTGGGACAAGAGTTCATATCAGCCTCTTAACCTGCACAAATCCTTTTCAGACTCAGACTTAAGCGATCCCTTGGGCTCGAGCGTGTCGGACGCGTCTGATGAAGAATTAGCCTTTGAAGAGAACAGCAGCGGAGCTGGATCATCCTCGTTTGCTAAACAACAGATTGAAAAAATGTGGGATGGGTTCTGCCTGGAAGACTACGTGTCCCGTGCCAagcacagcctgcccagctcACCGGCCTGCAGGAAAGCGCACAAGAAAGAGAAGGTGTGGTCCCCCAGAGTCACTGTGCCCAAGCCCTTCCAGATGACCATCAGAGAAGCTCAGAAGAAAGAGCAGAACGTCAAATCCAAGTCACGGATTGAGCTGGAGAACCACTTGCTGaagaagcagctggaggaggaagcagagtgCCAGAAAAAGTTCCGAGCCAATCCCGTGCCCGCCACCGTCTTCCTGCCGCTCTACCGGGACATCGTGCAGCGGAACGAGGAGCGCAGGAGGTCTGTGAGGGAGAGGAGCAAGCTCAAGCTCCTGGCTACCCAAAAGCCCTTTAAGTTCATTGAGCGAGAGAGGCAAAGGCGTGAAGCCAGGAAAATGCAGTTCAAAGACCTTTCCCCACctgaaattaaaaccaaagtGTTCAGAGCGAAACCAGTCCCCAAATGTGTTTATAGTCCAGATTTCCATGACAAGGTAAAGGaggaggagctctgcagggaaatcAGGATCAAGAtgagagctgaggagctgctaCGAAATTCATCCGTACCCAACAGCAGACTGGCTTTGAAAGAGAccagcaaaaagaagaaacacaagAGCACTGAAGCAAAGCAAATGGAGCACAAGCTCAAGATCAAACCGAGCGTTCCCGATTTTGAGCTCCTACATGAGAAATTCCAGAAACGCCTcctgagacaaaaaaaagtgaaaccCCTCACGGTCTGTGAGCCTTTCGACCTTTGTACTTCATACATTCCCTCAAGAAAGGACAAGATCTTGAAGGACATGCAAGAGGATGAGGAAAAATTGAAGGAAACCCGGTGGCCGTTTGCCTCTCCGAGACGGAAGCCTCAGATGGGGCAGTCTGGGGCAAAGCCACATCtcctgggagaggggaaatcCAAACCTCCCAAAACCACAGAATCCACGAGACGACGGCTGCAAGCCCTAAG caggaattcccttgaggaaaaaagaaggctggaagaacaacaaaaaaggaacagaaagaagcagaaacaaagaacaaaaaaattccagaaaattgTGATGGCTCGGGCTGAGGCCAATGACCCACATCAGAGCCTAGCTCAGATGTCTAAGCCCAGATTAAAAACATTCAG GAACAACGAGAAGCAGAGAAGGCAGGAGTATTTGCAAGAGTTGcaagaaatggaagaaagagTAAAACAAATGCCATTCCTTTTTGAAAGAGTCACTCAG aaaaatgccagaatagctgcagaaaagtattATTCAAACAGACTGAGAGCACTGGGGATCTGCCCAGAGTTTGTTTCAAAGAAAGGAGGAGCAACCAaacctctgcagctctccacTGCTGGAGATTTCACCTCCATTGCTGGCAGAGCAAG AATCACCAAggttaaagtgaaaaaaatggaattcctTGAGGAAGCAGCTGGTGACAGTCCCCAGTCTGAGCAgtcctgggaggaggaggaggaggaagagaagggaaaaggtgTCAAAACCTCCACCCCAGAGGAGCAGTGCAGTGACCTGGAGGATGGGGATGaggccagagccagccctggtgTCCTTGAGCCTGGATCCAGCCAGCACAGTGAccagggggaggaagaggaggaagccaAGGCAGACCTGTCACTTGGCCATTcccaggaggaggaagaggaggaggaagcacagACAGGCCCATCTCTGGACCAttcccaggaggaggaggaagaggaggaggaagcaaagGCAGGCCCATCTCTGGACCATTcccaggaggaggaagaggaggaggaagcaaagGCAGGCCCATCTCTGGACCGTTcccaggaggaggaagaggaggaggaagcaaagGCAGGCCCATCTCTGGACCGttcccaggaggaggaggaagaggaggatgagtCCAGGCCCAGGTCTGATGGGTCCCATGAAGAGGAAGCTCAGTCTGACCCCGAAGCTGAG
- the FAM161A gene encoding protein FAM161A isoform X4, producing the protein MEDAHRAARLAASCLRTPLDPRTRAPAALYERGPPPAAAQDGFDLDSNTDREQASPPKRDCDKWIDFSKMYSSNQEYYLKLEELKNAHMETMAKLESMYQNKLYLKGVQDSDKRNDTSPKCCSDDSLEWKSPALHQCWTGSNQDSDLSDPLGSSVSDASDEELAFEENSSGAGSSSFAKQQIEKMWDGFCLEDYVSRAKHSLPSSPACRKAHKKEKVWSPRVTVPKPFQMTIREAQKKEQNVKSKSRIELENHLLKKQLEEEAECQKKFRANPVPATVFLPLYRDIVQRNEERRRSVRERSKLKLLATQKPFKFIERERQRREARKMQFKDLSPPEIKTKVFRAKPVPKCVYSPDFHDKVKEEELCREIRIKMRAEELLRNSSVPNSRLALKETSKKKKHKSTEAKQMEHKLKIKPSVPDFELLHEKFQKRLLRQKKVKPLTVCEPFDLCTSYIPSRKDKILKDMQEDEEKLKETRWPFASPRRKPQMGQSGAKPHLLGEGKSKPPKTTESTRRRLQALRNNEKQRRQEYLQELQEMEERVKQMPFLFERVTQKNARIAAEKYYSNRLRALGICPEFVSKKGGATKPLQLSTAGDFTSIAGRARITKVKVKKMEFLEEAAGDSPQSEQSWEEEEEEEKGKGVKTSTPEEQCSDLEDGDEARASPGVLEPGSSQHSDQGEEEEEAKADLSLGHSQEEEEEEEAQTGPSLDHSQEEEEEEEEAKAGPSLDHSQEEEEEEEAKAGPSLDRSQEEEEEEEAKAGPSLDRSQEEEEEEDESRPRSDGSHEEEAQSDPEAEGAFQYEDEEYESDDSEEKPSDEEGH; encoded by the exons ATGGAGGACGCGCACCGGGCCGCCCGCCTGGCCGCCTCCTGCCTCCGCACGCCGCTCGACCCGCGCACCCGGGCTCCCGCCGCGCTCTACGAGCGGGGaccgccgcccgccgccgcgcaG GATGGCTTTGACTTGGACTCAAATACCGACAGAGAGCAGGCCTCCCCTCCAAAGAGAGACTGTGACAAGTGGATAGACTTTTCCAAAATGTACAGTTCAAATCAAGAGTATTACTTGAagctggaagagctgaagaACGCCCACATGGAGACCATGGCAAAACTGGAAAGTATGTATCAGAACAAGCTGTATTTAAAAGGAGTACAAGACTCGGATAAGAGAAATGACACCTCTCCAAAGTGCTGTAG TGATGATTCCTTAGAGTGGAAGTCACCAGCTTTGCATCAGTGTTGGACTGGCTCAAAccaag ACTCAGACTTAAGCGATCCCTTGGGCTCGAGCGTGTCGGACGCGTCTGATGAAGAATTAGCCTTTGAAGAGAACAGCAGCGGAGCTGGATCATCCTCGTTTGCTAAACAACAGATTGAAAAAATGTGGGATGGGTTCTGCCTGGAAGACTACGTGTCCCGTGCCAagcacagcctgcccagctcACCGGCCTGCAGGAAAGCGCACAAGAAAGAGAAGGTGTGGTCCCCCAGAGTCACTGTGCCCAAGCCCTTCCAGATGACCATCAGAGAAGCTCAGAAGAAAGAGCAGAACGTCAAATCCAAGTCACGGATTGAGCTGGAGAACCACTTGCTGaagaagcagctggaggaggaagcagagtgCCAGAAAAAGTTCCGAGCCAATCCCGTGCCCGCCACCGTCTTCCTGCCGCTCTACCGGGACATCGTGCAGCGGAACGAGGAGCGCAGGAGGTCTGTGAGGGAGAGGAGCAAGCTCAAGCTCCTGGCTACCCAAAAGCCCTTTAAGTTCATTGAGCGAGAGAGGCAAAGGCGTGAAGCCAGGAAAATGCAGTTCAAAGACCTTTCCCCACctgaaattaaaaccaaagtGTTCAGAGCGAAACCAGTCCCCAAATGTGTTTATAGTCCAGATTTCCATGACAAGGTAAAGGaggaggagctctgcagggaaatcAGGATCAAGAtgagagctgaggagctgctaCGAAATTCATCCGTACCCAACAGCAGACTGGCTTTGAAAGAGAccagcaaaaagaagaaacacaagAGCACTGAAGCAAAGCAAATGGAGCACAAGCTCAAGATCAAACCGAGCGTTCCCGATTTTGAGCTCCTACATGAGAAATTCCAGAAACGCCTcctgagacaaaaaaaagtgaaaccCCTCACGGTCTGTGAGCCTTTCGACCTTTGTACTTCATACATTCCCTCAAGAAAGGACAAGATCTTGAAGGACATGCAAGAGGATGAGGAAAAATTGAAGGAAACCCGGTGGCCGTTTGCCTCTCCGAGACGGAAGCCTCAGATGGGGCAGTCTGGGGCAAAGCCACATCtcctgggagaggggaaatcCAAACCTCCCAAAACCACAGAATCCACGAGACGACGGCTGCAAGCCCTAAG GAACAACGAGAAGCAGAGAAGGCAGGAGTATTTGCAAGAGTTGcaagaaatggaagaaagagTAAAACAAATGCCATTCCTTTTTGAAAGAGTCACTCAG aaaaatgccagaatagctgcagaaaagtattATTCAAACAGACTGAGAGCACTGGGGATCTGCCCAGAGTTTGTTTCAAAGAAAGGAGGAGCAACCAaacctctgcagctctccacTGCTGGAGATTTCACCTCCATTGCTGGCAGAGCAAG AATCACCAAggttaaagtgaaaaaaatggaattcctTGAGGAAGCAGCTGGTGACAGTCCCCAGTCTGAGCAgtcctgggaggaggaggaggaggaagagaagggaaaaggtgTCAAAACCTCCACCCCAGAGGAGCAGTGCAGTGACCTGGAGGATGGGGATGaggccagagccagccctggtgTCCTTGAGCCTGGATCCAGCCAGCACAGTGAccagggggaggaagaggaggaagccaAGGCAGACCTGTCACTTGGCCATTcccaggaggaggaagaggaggaggaagcacagACAGGCCCATCTCTGGACCAttcccaggaggaggaggaagaggaggaggaagcaaagGCAGGCCCATCTCTGGACCATTcccaggaggaggaagaggaggaggaagcaaagGCAGGCCCATCTCTGGACCGTTcccaggaggaggaagaggaggaggaagcaaagGCAGGCCCATCTCTGGACCGttcccaggaggaggaggaagaggaggatgagtCCAGGCCCAGGTCTGATGGGTCCCATGAAGAGGAAGCTCAGTCTGACCCCGAAGCTGAG
- the FAM161A gene encoding protein FAM161A isoform X5 — protein sequence MTPLQSAVDSDLSDPLGSSVSDASDEELAFEENSSGAGSSSFAKQQIEKMWDGFCLEDYVSRAKHSLPSSPACRKAHKKEKVWSPRVTVPKPFQMTIREAQKKEQNVKSKSRIELENHLLKKQLEEEAECQKKFRANPVPATVFLPLYRDIVQRNEERRRSVRERSKLKLLATQKPFKFIERERQRREARKMQFKDLSPPEIKTKVFRAKPVPKCVYSPDFHDKVKEEELCREIRIKMRAEELLRNSSVPNSRLALKETSKKKKHKSTEAKQMEHKLKIKPSVPDFELLHEKFQKRLLRQKKVKPLTVCEPFDLCTSYIPSRKDKILKDMQEDEEKLKETRWPFASPRRKPQMGQSGAKPHLLGEGKSKPPKTTESTRRRLQALSRNSLEEKRRLEEQQKRNRKKQKQRTKKFQKIVMARAEANDPHQSLAQMSKPRLKTFRNNEKQRRQEYLQELQEMEERVKQMPFLFERVTQKNARIAAEKYYSNRLRALGICPEFVSKKGGATKPLQLSTAGDFTSIAGRARITKVKVKKMEFLEEAAGDSPQSEQSWEEEEEEEKGKGVKTSTPEEQCSDLEDGDEARASPGVLEPGSSQHSDQGEEEEEAKADLSLGHSQEEEEEEEAQTGPSLDHSQEEEEEEEEAKAGPSLDHSQEEEEEEEAKAGPSLDRSQEEEEEEEAKAGPSLDRSQEEEEEEDESRPRSDGSHEEEAQSDPEAEGAFQYEDEEYESDDSEEKPSDEEGH from the exons ATGACACCTCTCCAAAGTGCTGTAG ACTCAGACTTAAGCGATCCCTTGGGCTCGAGCGTGTCGGACGCGTCTGATGAAGAATTAGCCTTTGAAGAGAACAGCAGCGGAGCTGGATCATCCTCGTTTGCTAAACAACAGATTGAAAAAATGTGGGATGGGTTCTGCCTGGAAGACTACGTGTCCCGTGCCAagcacagcctgcccagctcACCGGCCTGCAGGAAAGCGCACAAGAAAGAGAAGGTGTGGTCCCCCAGAGTCACTGTGCCCAAGCCCTTCCAGATGACCATCAGAGAAGCTCAGAAGAAAGAGCAGAACGTCAAATCCAAGTCACGGATTGAGCTGGAGAACCACTTGCTGaagaagcagctggaggaggaagcagagtgCCAGAAAAAGTTCCGAGCCAATCCCGTGCCCGCCACCGTCTTCCTGCCGCTCTACCGGGACATCGTGCAGCGGAACGAGGAGCGCAGGAGGTCTGTGAGGGAGAGGAGCAAGCTCAAGCTCCTGGCTACCCAAAAGCCCTTTAAGTTCATTGAGCGAGAGAGGCAAAGGCGTGAAGCCAGGAAAATGCAGTTCAAAGACCTTTCCCCACctgaaattaaaaccaaagtGTTCAGAGCGAAACCAGTCCCCAAATGTGTTTATAGTCCAGATTTCCATGACAAGGTAAAGGaggaggagctctgcagggaaatcAGGATCAAGAtgagagctgaggagctgctaCGAAATTCATCCGTACCCAACAGCAGACTGGCTTTGAAAGAGAccagcaaaaagaagaaacacaagAGCACTGAAGCAAAGCAAATGGAGCACAAGCTCAAGATCAAACCGAGCGTTCCCGATTTTGAGCTCCTACATGAGAAATTCCAGAAACGCCTcctgagacaaaaaaaagtgaaaccCCTCACGGTCTGTGAGCCTTTCGACCTTTGTACTTCATACATTCCCTCAAGAAAGGACAAGATCTTGAAGGACATGCAAGAGGATGAGGAAAAATTGAAGGAAACCCGGTGGCCGTTTGCCTCTCCGAGACGGAAGCCTCAGATGGGGCAGTCTGGGGCAAAGCCACATCtcctgggagaggggaaatcCAAACCTCCCAAAACCACAGAATCCACGAGACGACGGCTGCAAGCCCTAAG caggaattcccttgaggaaaaaagaaggctggaagaacaacaaaaaaggaacagaaagaagcagaaacaaagaacaaaaaaattccagaaaattgTGATGGCTCGGGCTGAGGCCAATGACCCACATCAGAGCCTAGCTCAGATGTCTAAGCCCAGATTAAAAACATTCAG GAACAACGAGAAGCAGAGAAGGCAGGAGTATTTGCAAGAGTTGcaagaaatggaagaaagagTAAAACAAATGCCATTCCTTTTTGAAAGAGTCACTCAG aaaaatgccagaatagctgcagaaaagtattATTCAAACAGACTGAGAGCACTGGGGATCTGCCCAGAGTTTGTTTCAAAGAAAGGAGGAGCAACCAaacctctgcagctctccacTGCTGGAGATTTCACCTCCATTGCTGGCAGAGCAAG AATCACCAAggttaaagtgaaaaaaatggaattcctTGAGGAAGCAGCTGGTGACAGTCCCCAGTCTGAGCAgtcctgggaggaggaggaggaggaagagaagggaaaaggtgTCAAAACCTCCACCCCAGAGGAGCAGTGCAGTGACCTGGAGGATGGGGATGaggccagagccagccctggtgTCCTTGAGCCTGGATCCAGCCAGCACAGTGAccagggggaggaagaggaggaagccaAGGCAGACCTGTCACTTGGCCATTcccaggaggaggaagaggaggaggaagcacagACAGGCCCATCTCTGGACCAttcccaggaggaggaggaagaggaggaggaagcaaagGCAGGCCCATCTCTGGACCATTcccaggaggaggaagaggaggaggaagcaaagGCAGGCCCATCTCTGGACCGTTcccaggaggaggaagaggaggaggaagcaaagGCAGGCCCATCTCTGGACCGttcccaggaggaggaggaagaggaggatgagtCCAGGCCCAGGTCTGATGGGTCCCATGAAGAGGAAGCTCAGTCTGACCCCGAAGCTGAG
- the FAM161A gene encoding protein FAM161A isoform X3 — protein sequence MEDAHRAARLAASCLRTPLDPRTRAPAALYERGPPPAAAQDGFDLDSNTDREQASPPKRDCDKWIDFSKMYSSNQEYYLKLEELKNAHMETMAKLESMYQNKLYLKGVQDSDKRNDTSPKCCRPTWDKSSYQPLNLHKSFSDSDLSDPLGSSVSDASDEELAFEENSSGAGSSSFAKQQIEKMWDGFCLEDYVSRAKHSLPSSPACRKAHKKEKVWSPRVTVPKPFQMTIREAQKKEQNVKSKSRIELENHLLKKQLEEEAECQKKFRANPVPATVFLPLYRDIVQRNEERRRSVRERSKLKLLATQKPFKFIERERQRREARKMQFKDLSPPEIKTKVFRAKPVPKCVYSPDFHDKVKEEELCREIRIKMRAEELLRNSSVPNSRLALKETSKKKKHKSTEAKQMEHKLKIKPSVPDFELLHEKFQKRLLRQKKVKPLTVCEPFDLCTSYIPSRKDKILKDMQEDEEKLKETRWPFASPRRKPQMGQSGAKPHLLGEGKSKPPKTTESTRRRLQALRNSLEEKRRLEEQQKRNRKKQKQRTKKFQKIVMARAEANDPHQSLAQMSKPRLKTFRNNEKQRRQEYLQELQEMEERVKQMPFLFERVTQKNARIAAEKYYSNRLRALGICPEFVSKKGGATKPLQLSTAGDFTSIAGRARITKVKVKKMEFLEEAAGDSPQSEQSWEEEEEEEKGKGVKTSTPEEQCSDLEDGDEARASPGVLEPGSSQHSDQGEEEEEAKADLSLGHSQEEEEEEEAQTGPSLDHSQEEEEEEEEAKAGPSLDHSQEEEEEEEAKAGPSLDRSQEEEEEEEAKAGPSLDRSQEEEEEEDESRPRSDGSHEEEAQSDPEAEGAFQYEDEEYESDDSEEKPSDEEGH from the exons ATGGAGGACGCGCACCGGGCCGCCCGCCTGGCCGCCTCCTGCCTCCGCACGCCGCTCGACCCGCGCACCCGGGCTCCCGCCGCGCTCTACGAGCGGGGaccgccgcccgccgccgcgcaG GATGGCTTTGACTTGGACTCAAATACCGACAGAGAGCAGGCCTCCCCTCCAAAGAGAGACTGTGACAAGTGGATAGACTTTTCCAAAATGTACAGTTCAAATCAAGAGTATTACTTGAagctggaagagctgaagaACGCCCACATGGAGACCATGGCAAAACTGGAAAGTATGTATCAGAACAAGCTGTATTTAAAAGGAGTACAAGACTCGGATAAGAGAAATGACACCTCTCCAAAGTGCTGTAG GCCAACTTGGGACAAGAGTTCATATCAGCCTCTTAACCTGCACAAATCCTTTTCAGACTCAGACTTAAGCGATCCCTTGGGCTCGAGCGTGTCGGACGCGTCTGATGAAGAATTAGCCTTTGAAGAGAACAGCAGCGGAGCTGGATCATCCTCGTTTGCTAAACAACAGATTGAAAAAATGTGGGATGGGTTCTGCCTGGAAGACTACGTGTCCCGTGCCAagcacagcctgcccagctcACCGGCCTGCAGGAAAGCGCACAAGAAAGAGAAGGTGTGGTCCCCCAGAGTCACTGTGCCCAAGCCCTTCCAGATGACCATCAGAGAAGCTCAGAAGAAAGAGCAGAACGTCAAATCCAAGTCACGGATTGAGCTGGAGAACCACTTGCTGaagaagcagctggaggaggaagcagagtgCCAGAAAAAGTTCCGAGCCAATCCCGTGCCCGCCACCGTCTTCCTGCCGCTCTACCGGGACATCGTGCAGCGGAACGAGGAGCGCAGGAGGTCTGTGAGGGAGAGGAGCAAGCTCAAGCTCCTGGCTACCCAAAAGCCCTTTAAGTTCATTGAGCGAGAGAGGCAAAGGCGTGAAGCCAGGAAAATGCAGTTCAAAGACCTTTCCCCACctgaaattaaaaccaaagtGTTCAGAGCGAAACCAGTCCCCAAATGTGTTTATAGTCCAGATTTCCATGACAAGGTAAAGGaggaggagctctgcagggaaatcAGGATCAAGAtgagagctgaggagctgctaCGAAATTCATCCGTACCCAACAGCAGACTGGCTTTGAAAGAGAccagcaaaaagaagaaacacaagAGCACTGAAGCAAAGCAAATGGAGCACAAGCTCAAGATCAAACCGAGCGTTCCCGATTTTGAGCTCCTACATGAGAAATTCCAGAAACGCCTcctgagacaaaaaaaagtgaaaccCCTCACGGTCTGTGAGCCTTTCGACCTTTGTACTTCATACATTCCCTCAAGAAAGGACAAGATCTTGAAGGACATGCAAGAGGATGAGGAAAAATTGAAGGAAACCCGGTGGCCGTTTGCCTCTCCGAGACGGAAGCCTCAGATGGGGCAGTCTGGGGCAAAGCCACATCtcctgggagaggggaaatcCAAACCTCCCAAAACCACAGAATCCACGAGACGACGGCTGCAAGCCCTAAG gaattcccttgaggaaaaaagaaggctggaagaacaacaaaaaaggaacagaaagaagcagaaacaaagaacaaaaaaattccagaaaattgTGATGGCTCGGGCTGAGGCCAATGACCCACATCAGAGCCTAGCTCAGATGTCTAAGCCCAGATTAAAAACATTCAG GAACAACGAGAAGCAGAGAAGGCAGGAGTATTTGCAAGAGTTGcaagaaatggaagaaagagTAAAACAAATGCCATTCCTTTTTGAAAGAGTCACTCAG aaaaatgccagaatagctgcagaaaagtattATTCAAACAGACTGAGAGCACTGGGGATCTGCCCAGAGTTTGTTTCAAAGAAAGGAGGAGCAACCAaacctctgcagctctccacTGCTGGAGATTTCACCTCCATTGCTGGCAGAGCAAG AATCACCAAggttaaagtgaaaaaaatggaattcctTGAGGAAGCAGCTGGTGACAGTCCCCAGTCTGAGCAgtcctgggaggaggaggaggaggaagagaagggaaaaggtgTCAAAACCTCCACCCCAGAGGAGCAGTGCAGTGACCTGGAGGATGGGGATGaggccagagccagccctggtgTCCTTGAGCCTGGATCCAGCCAGCACAGTGAccagggggaggaagaggaggaagccaAGGCAGACCTGTCACTTGGCCATTcccaggaggaggaagaggaggaggaagcacagACAGGCCCATCTCTGGACCAttcccaggaggaggaggaagaggaggaggaagcaaagGCAGGCCCATCTCTGGACCATTcccaggaggaggaagaggaggaggaagcaaagGCAGGCCCATCTCTGGACCGTTcccaggaggaggaagaggaggaggaagcaaagGCAGGCCCATCTCTGGACCGttcccaggaggaggaggaagaggaggatgagtCCAGGCCCAGGTCTGATGGGTCCCATGAAGAGGAAGCTCAGTCTGACCCCGAAGCTGAG